A single window of Culicoides brevitarsis isolate CSIRO-B50_1 chromosome 3, AGI_CSIRO_Cbre_v1, whole genome shotgun sequence DNA harbors:
- the LOC134833918 gene encoding probable multidrug resistance-associated protein lethal(2)03659, whose protein sequence is MNRKEKVPSSPKENPVIKANFISTMTYWWLRHIFVKGYKKPIEEEDVFACLKEHESDGLHKIMGKLWAEEKVKKKPSMLRVFYKAFGPKTLFWGLVFSCVESGVRLILPLCLGNLVTYFAPGQTQLTKNDAYLWASGIVICSLIPVLTFHPFIMFIFQVGMKLRIGCCCLIYEKTLALKKCAIIDGLGGRVINLMSNDVAKFEIALCFLHDLWKGPLELFLLGYFIYREIGVAGILGLGFMLSFIPLQAWVGKRAAVYRLKTTKRTDVRVKLMNEIVQGIQVIKMYAWENSFAKMIAKVRRKEINAVKGGAYIRATLLSFFMVSRVSIFLSLISYVYFGNVITARKVFITTSYFNVLNESMVHFWPLAITFVSEGYISVQRVLDYLMISEQKPQFEEKKINSNGVNDSKEAPKMNGHVKSSTEKPQRHFHTYENVTKPRILMSNVTANWTIAEQEPNPGLENVDLSITNGLTTLIGPVGSGKSTFLQVILGELELDDGQIHVDGVVSYASQETWLFEGSIRQNIVFIEDFDEERYRKVVKVCALEKDFELLPYGDATIVGERGISLSGGQKARVNLARAVYKKADIYLLDDPLSAVDAHVGRHIFDKCIRGFLSDKICVLATHQLQYLKDCKHIVLMNDAKIEAQGSYQTLKEQKQSILSLLPEDNSLETPVHEQKEPDFIPNSDKHKPLEDDDDDYPEQVKENQETGAVNLRVYKNYFRAVNSNLWIFSVFLLCLLAQCTYSGVDMFVAEWVNWEESLGAVGHFLEDFAVFVGKLFNLEDPRRSKAVFNATTNLTTMETESGLPVETIRQRYIYVYSAIMVVLAYLSIHRTFAFFYLGLRISKNLHDKMFRGVTRATMYFFNTNPSGRILNRFSKDTGNIDAVLPGALLDCIWFLFEMFAVMTVVAIVNYWLLIPTLVLAVLMFLIRDIYVRTSRSVKRVESLSRSPMFSHTNATLNGLSTIRAFKASDILQDEFAHLQNFNSATYYLSLTTTRAFAFWLDFTCVLYIAIVTFSFLFMDNGSGGSVGLAITQSITLIGMCQWGMRQTAELENQMVSVERVEEYVNLPSEPPMETDPEHMPKGEWPNEGRIKFSNLSLRYSEESEYVLQRLTFEIEPKEKIGIVGRTGAGKSSIIQALFRLAPIEGLIKIDDVDIQKLGLRDLRSSISIIPQDPILFSGTMRSNLDPFEEKTDAELWQALEQVELKEEVASLTGGLECKMSDGGSNFSMGQRQLVCLARALLRNNKILILDEATANVDPETDKFIQTTIREKFGHCTVLTIAHRLHTVMDSDKVLVMDAGQVIEFDHPHVLMQNRDGMLRKLVDKTGKQTAKMLKEIAEESFRSKKKDL, encoded by the exons atgaatagaaAGGAAAAAGTGCCTTCGTCTCCAAAGGAGAATCCTGTGATAAAAGCAAATTTCATATCGACCATGACTTATTGGTGGTTGCgacatatttttgtcaaaggaTATAAAAAACCGATAGAAGAGGAAGATGTTTTTGCCTGTTTGAAGGAACATGAAAGCGATGGTTTGCACAAAATTATGGGGAAATTGTGGGCAGAGGAGAAAGTGAAAAAGAAACCCAGTATGTTAAGGGTGTTTTACAAAGCGTTTGGACCTAAAACGCTGTTTTGGGGTTTAGTATTTTCCTGCGTTGAGTCAGGAGTGAG gctCATCCTTCCATTATGTTTAGGCAATTTAGTGACATATTTCGCACCGGGACAGActcaactaacaaaaaatgacgCATATTTATGGGCATCGGGAATCGTTATATGTTCCCTTATCCCTGTACTTACCTTCCATCCCTTTATTATGTTCATCTTTCAAGTTGGCATGAAACTTCGAATTGGTTGCTGTTGTCTCATCTAcgaaaaa accTTAGCTCTCAAAAAATGCGCCATAATTGACGGTTTGGGAGGGCGTGTCATCAATTTAATGTCCAACGATGTAGCAAAGTTCGAAATAGCCCTTTGCTTCTTGCATGACTTGTGGAAAGGGCCATTAGAACTGTTTCTATtaggatattttatttatcgcgAAATTGGCGTTGCGGGAATTCTCGGGCTTGGATTCATGTTGAGCTTTATTCCGTTGCAAGCATGGGTTGGCAAACGTGCTGCTGTTTATCGGTTGAAGACAACAAAGCGCACGGATGTTCGTGTGAAGCTGATGAACGAAATTGTGCAAGGAATTCAGGTTATTAAGATGTATGCGTGGGAAAATTCGTTTGCGAAGATGATTGCCAAAGTtagaag AAAAGAAATAAACGCCGTCAAAGGAGGAGCCTACATCCGTGCAACTCTCTTATCTTTCTTCATGGTATCTCGTGTCTCCATCTTTTTGAGTCTCATCAGCTACGTTTACTTCGGAAATGTCATTACCGCACGCAAAGTTTTCATCACAACCTCCTATTTCAACGTCTTGAACGAAAGCATGGTTCATTTTTGGCCTCTCGCCATCACTTTTGTCTCCGAGGGATACATTTCCGTGCAACGAGTTTTGGATTATCTCATGATAAGTGAACAAAAACCTCAattcgaagagaaaaaaatcaattcaaacgGCGTAAATGACTCAAAAGAAGCTCCAAAAATGAACGGACACGTAAAATCTTCAACAGAAAAGCCCCAACGACACTTCCATACGTACGAAAACGTCACAAAACCTCGCATTTTGATGTCAAATGTCACGGCGAATTGGACAATTGCTGAACAAGAACCAAACCCCGGCTTGGAAAACGTCGATTTGTCAATTACGAATGGCTTGACGACCCTAATTGGACCTGTTGGATCGggaaaaagtacatttttgcAAGTAATTTTGGGCGAACTTGAACTGGATGACGGGCAAATTCACGTTGATGGCGTCGTGAGTTACGCTTCGCAAGAAACGTGGCTCTTTGAGGGCTCAATTCGACAAAATATCGTCTTTATTGAGGATTTTGACGAAGAAAGGTACCGAAAAGTGGTCAAAGTTTGTGCTTTGGAGAAGGATTTCGAGCTTTTGCCGTATGGAGATGCCACAATTGTCGGCGAACGAGGCATTTCGTTGAGCGGCGGGCAAAAAGCGCGAGTCAATTTGGCACGTGCGGTGTACAAAAAAGCTGATATTTACCTCTTAGATGACCCCTTGAGTGCTGTGGATGCTCACGTTGGGCGTCATATCTTCGATAAATGCATCCGCGGGTTCCTGAGTGACAAAATTTGCGTTTTGGCGACGCATCAGCTGCAATATTTGAAGGATTGCAAGCACATTGTCCTCATGAACGACGCGAAAATCGAAGCTCAAGGCTCGTATCAGACCCTAAAAGAGCAAAAACAGAGCATTTTATCGCTGCTTCCGGAAGACAACTCCCTTGAAACTCCGGTGCACGAACAAAAAGAACCAGATTTCATCCCAAATTCGGACAAACACAAACCGCTCgaagacgatgacgacgactaCCCGGAACAAGTGAAGGAAAATCAAGAAACGGGCGCCGTGAATTTGCGcgtttacaaaaattacttccgTGCTGTCAACAGtaatttgtggattttttccgtttttttgctGTGTCTTTTGGCGCAATGCACTTATTCGGGCGTCGATATGTTCGTCGCGGAATGGGTCAATTGGGAGGAGTCGTTGGGTGCTGTGGGTCACTTTTTGGAGGATTTTGCCGTTTTTGTCgggaaattgttcaatttggAGGATCCAAGAAGAAGTAAAGCGGTTTTTAATGCAACTACGAATTTGACAACGATGGAGACGGAATCAGGACTTCCCGTGGAAACGATAAGGCAGAgatatatttatgtttattcgGCAATTATGGTTGTTCTTGCTTATCTCTCGATTCATCGGACGTTTGCGTTTTTCTATTTAG GTCTcagaatatcaaaaaatttgcacgACAAAATGTTCCGCGGAGTAACGCGAGCCACAATGTACTTCTTCAACACAAATCCATCGGGTCGAATATTAAATCGTTTCAGCAAAGACACCGGAAACATCGATGCTGTGCTTCCCGGAGCCCTTTTGGACTGTATTTGGTTCCTTTTTGAGATGTTTGCTGTGATGACAGTTGTTGCCATTGTGAATTATTGGCTTTTGATACCGACTTTGGTGCTTGCGGTTTTAATGTTCCTCATTCGAGATATTTATGTGAGGACTTCAAGGAGTGTGAAACGCGTTGAATCgcttt ctcgaAGCCCGATGTTTTCTCACACAAACGCGACTTTGAACGGTCTCTCAACAATTCGCGCGTTCAAAGCTTCCGACATCCTTCAAGATGAGTTCGCCCATTTGCAGAATTTTAACTCGGCGACTTATTATCTCTCACTGACAACAACTCGTGCCTTTGCTTTTTGGCTTGATTTTAcatg tgtcTTGTACATCGCAATTGTGACATTCAGCTTCCTCTTTATGGATAACGGTTCAGGCGGATCTGTCGGTTTGGCAATAACGCAAAGTATAACGTTGATCGGGATGTGTCAATGGGGCATGCGACAAACGGCAGAGCTCGAAAATCAAATGGTTTCTGTCGAAAGAGTCGAGGAATACGTGAATTTGCCTTCAGAACCGCCAATGGAGACAGATCCGGAGCACATGCCGAAGGGAGAATGGCCCAATGAGGGAAGAATCAAGTTTAGTAATCTGAGTTTGCGTTATTCGGAAGAAAGTGAGTACGTGTTGCAACGATTGACGTTCGAAATTGAGCCGAAAGAGAAAATTGGGATTGTTGGAAGAacgg GCGCGGGCAAATCAAGCATCATCCAAGCCCTTTTCCGTCTCGCCCCCATTGAGGGTCTCATCAAAATCGACGATGTCGACATCCAAAAACTCGGTTTGCGTGATCTTCGCAGCTCCATTAGCATCATCCCGCAAGACCCGATTCTCTTTTCGGGCACGATGCGTTCAAATTTAGACCCATTCGAGGAAAAAACCGACGCCGAGCTGTGGCAAGCTTTGGAACAAGTCGAACTGAAGGAAGAAGTTGCTTCACTCACGGGCGGCTTGGAATGCAAAATGAGCGACGGCGGAAGCAATTTCAGCATGGGACAACGTCAACTCGTGTGTTTAGCGCGTGCCTTGCTTCGCAACAATAAAATCCTCATTTTAGACGAGGCAACAGCGAATGTCGACCCCGAAACGgataaattcattcaaacgACAATTCGGGAGAAATTTGGACATTGCACGGTTCTGACAATCGCACATCGACTTCACACCGTCATGGATTCGGACAAAGTTCTCGTCATGGATGCCGGGCAAGTCATCGAATTCGATCATCCGCACGTTCTGATGCAAAATCGCGACGGCATGTTGCGAAAACTCGTCGATAAAACGGGCAAACAAACGGCGAAAATGCTCAAAGAAATCGCCGAGGAGAGTTTTAGGAGCAAAAAGAAAGATTTGTAG